A genomic window from Sorex araneus isolate mSorAra2 chromosome 2, mSorAra2.pri, whole genome shotgun sequence includes:
- the NDUFB7 gene encoding NADH dehydrogenase [ubiquinone] 1 beta subcomplex subunit 7, with amino-acid sequence MGAHLARRYVGDGSGEPDPLRMPTFPPDYGFPDRKEREMVATQQQMNDAQLVLQQRDYCAHYLIRLLKCKRDSFPNFLGCKHEQHDWDYCEHLDYVKRMKEFERERRLLQRKKRRDRREAELA; translated from the exons atgggggcacacctggcccgGCGCTACGTGGGCGATGGCTCTGGGGAGCCCGACCCCCTGCGGATGCCCACGTTCCCCCCCGATTACGGATTTCCGGACCGCAAGGAGCGCG AGATGGTGGCCACGCAGCAGCAGATGAATGACGCGCAGCTGGTGCTGCAGCAGCGGGACTACTGTGCGCACTACCTCATCCGGCTGCTCAAGTGCAAGCGCGACAGTTTCCCCAACTTCCTGGGCTGCAAGCACGAGCAGCATGACTGGGACTACTGCGAACACCTCGA CTACGTGAAGCGCATGAAGGAGTTTGAGCGAGAGCGGCGGCTGCTGCAGCGCAAGAAGCGGCGAGATCGGCGGGAGGCCGAGTTGGCCTAG
- the TECR gene encoding very-long-chain enoyl-CoA reductase isoform X2, whose product MKHYEVEILDAKTREKLCFLDKVEPHATISEIKNLFTKSHPQWYPARQSLRLEPKGKSLKDEDVLQKLPVGTTATLYFRDLGAQISWVTVFLTEYAGPLFIYLLFYFRVPFIYGHRYDFTSSRHSVVHLACICHSFHYVKRLLETLFVHRFSHGTMPLRNIFKNCTYYWGFAAWMAYYINHPLYTPPTYGAQQVKVALAIFVICQLGNFSIHMALRDLRPAGSKTRKIPYPTKNPFTWLFLLVSCPNYTYEVGSWIGFALMTQCLPVALFSLVGFTQMTIWAKGKHRSYLKEFRDYPPLRMPIVPFLL is encoded by the exons ATGAAGCACTATGag GTGGAGATCCTGGATGCCAAGACGCGGGAGAAGCTGTGTTTTCTTGACAAG GTGGAGCCTCATGCCACCATCTCTGAAATCAAGAACCTTTTCACCAAGAGCC ACCCGCAGTGGTACCCAGCCCGCCAGTCCCTCCGCCTGGAGCCCA AGGGCAAGTCCCTGAAGGATGAAGACGTCCTGCAGAAGCTGCCAGTGGGCACCACTGCCACGCTGTACTTTCGCGACCTGGGTGCTCAGATCAGCTGGGTGACG GTCTTCCTGACTGAGTATGCGGGGCCCCTTTTTATCTACCTGCTCTTCTACTTCCGGGTGCCCTTCATCTATGGCCACAGATACGACTTCACTTCCAGCCGGCACTCGGTGGTGCA CCTTGCCTGCATCTGCCATTCCTTCCACTATGTGAAGCGCCTTTTGGAGACGCTCTTCGTGCACCGCTTCTCTCACGGCACCATGCCACTGCGCAACATCTTCAAG AACTGCACGTACTACTGGGGCTTCGCCGCCTGGATGGCCTATTACATCAACCACCCCCTCTACACGCCCCCCA CCTACGGCGCGCAGCAGGTCAAAGTGGCGCTGGCCATCTTCGTG ATCTGCCAGTTGGGCAACTTCTCCATTCACATGGCGCTGCGTGACCTGCGGCCGGCCG gctCTAAGACCAGGAAGATCCCGtaccccaccaagaaccccttcACGTGGCTCTTCCTTCTCGTGTCCTGTCCCAACTACACCTACGAG GTGGGGTCCTGGATCGGCTTCGCCCTCATGACCCAGTGTCTCCCAG TGGCGCTCTTCTCTCTGGTGGGCTTCACGCAGATGACCATCTGGGCCAAAGGCAAGCACCGCAGCTACCTGAAGGAGTTCCGGGACTACCCTCCCCTGCGCATGCCCATAGTCCCCTTCCTACTCTGA
- the TECR gene encoding very-long-chain enoyl-CoA reductase isoform X1: MDLSVAARDAGPGPRLNSLPRPRSAPHKGAKNPKKAVLFFEVEILDAKTREKLCFLDKVEPHATISEIKNLFTKSHPQWYPARQSLRLEPKGKSLKDEDVLQKLPVGTTATLYFRDLGAQISWVTVFLTEYAGPLFIYLLFYFRVPFIYGHRYDFTSSRHSVVHLACICHSFHYVKRLLETLFVHRFSHGTMPLRNIFKNCTYYWGFAAWMAYYINHPLYTPPTYGAQQVKVALAIFVICQLGNFSIHMALRDLRPAGSKTRKIPYPTKNPFTWLFLLVSCPNYTYEVGSWIGFALMTQCLPVALFSLVGFTQMTIWAKGKHRSYLKEFRDYPPLRMPIVPFLL; encoded by the exons ATGGACCTGAGTGTGGCGGCTCGGGACGCTGGCCCAGGCCCCCGCCTCAACAGCCTCCCCCGGCCCCGGTCCGCACCCCACAAGGGGGCCAAGAACCCTAAAAAGGCTGTTCTCTTCTTTGAGGTGGAGATCCTGGATGCCAAGACGCGGGAGAAGCTGTGTTTTCTTGACAAG GTGGAGCCTCATGCCACCATCTCTGAAATCAAGAACCTTTTCACCAAGAGCC ACCCGCAGTGGTACCCAGCCCGCCAGTCCCTCCGCCTGGAGCCCA AGGGCAAGTCCCTGAAGGATGAAGACGTCCTGCAGAAGCTGCCAGTGGGCACCACTGCCACGCTGTACTTTCGCGACCTGGGTGCTCAGATCAGCTGGGTGACG GTCTTCCTGACTGAGTATGCGGGGCCCCTTTTTATCTACCTGCTCTTCTACTTCCGGGTGCCCTTCATCTATGGCCACAGATACGACTTCACTTCCAGCCGGCACTCGGTGGTGCA CCTTGCCTGCATCTGCCATTCCTTCCACTATGTGAAGCGCCTTTTGGAGACGCTCTTCGTGCACCGCTTCTCTCACGGCACCATGCCACTGCGCAACATCTTCAAG AACTGCACGTACTACTGGGGCTTCGCCGCCTGGATGGCCTATTACATCAACCACCCCCTCTACACGCCCCCCA CCTACGGCGCGCAGCAGGTCAAAGTGGCGCTGGCCATCTTCGTG ATCTGCCAGTTGGGCAACTTCTCCATTCACATGGCGCTGCGTGACCTGCGGCCGGCCG gctCTAAGACCAGGAAGATCCCGtaccccaccaagaaccccttcACGTGGCTCTTCCTTCTCGTGTCCTGTCCCAACTACACCTACGAG GTGGGGTCCTGGATCGGCTTCGCCCTCATGACCCAGTGTCTCCCAG TGGCGCTCTTCTCTCTGGTGGGCTTCACGCAGATGACCATCTGGGCCAAAGGCAAGCACCGCAGCTACCTGAAGGAGTTCCGGGACTACCCTCCCCTGCGCATGCCCATAGTCCCCTTCCTACTCTGA
- the DNAJB1 gene encoding dnaJ homolog subfamily B member 1 isoform X1: protein MGKDYYQTLGLSRGASDEEIKRAYRRQALRYHPDKNKEPGAEEKFKEIAEAYDVLSDPRKREIFDRYGEEGLKGGGPSGGSTGGANGTSFSYTFHGDPHAMFAEFFGGRNPFDTFFGQRNGEEGMDVDDPFPGFPIGMGGFTNMNFGRSRPAQEPVRRKQDPPVTHDLRVSLEEIYSGCTKKMKISHKRLNPDGKSTRSEDKILTIEVKRGWKEGTKITFPKEGDQTSNNIPADIVFVLKDKPHSVFKRDGSDVIYPARISLREALCGCTVKVPTLDGRTIPVVFKDVIRPGMRRKVPGEGLPLPKTPEKRGDLVIEFEVIFPERIPQSSRSVLEQVLPI, encoded by the exons ATGGGCAAGGACTATTACCAGACGCTGGGCCTGTCCCGCGGCGCGTCGGACGAGGAGATCAAGCGGGCCTACCGCCGCCAGGCGCTGCGATACCACCCCGACAAGAACAAGGAGCCGGGCGCCGAGGAGAAGTTCAAGGAGATCGCCGAGGCCTACGACGTGCTGAGCGACCCGCGCAAGCGCGAGATCTTCGACCGCTACGGGGAGGAAG GCCTCAAGGGCGGTGGCCCCAGTGGTGGCAGCACTGGCGGCGCCAACGGCACCTCCTTCAGCTACACGTTCCATGGAGACCCGCATGCCATGTTCGCCGAATTCTTCGGCGGCCGGAACCCCTTTGACACCTTCTTTGGGCAGCGGAACGGGGAGGAGGGCATGGACGTTGATGACCCCTTCCCCGGCTTCCCCATTGGCATGGGCGGCTTTACCAACATGAACTTCGGCCGCTCCCGCCCAGCCCAGGAGCCCGTGCGCAGAAAGCAAGATCCCCCCGTCACCCACGACCTCAGGGTGTCCCTGGAAGAGATCTACAGCGGCTGCACCAAGAAGATGAAAATCTCCCACAAGCGCCTGAACCCTGACGGCAAGAGCACCCGCAGCGAGGACAAGATCCTGACCATCGAGGTGAAGCGGGGCTGGAAAGAAGGGACCAAGATCACCTTCCCCAAGGAAGGGGACCAGACATCCAATAACATTCCCGCAGACATCGTCTTCGTGCTCAAGGACAAGCCCCACAGCGTTTTCAAGAGAGACGGCTCTGACGTCATCTACCCAGCCCGGATCAGCCTTCGGGAG GCTCTGTGTGGCTGCACGGTGAAGGTCCCCACTCTGGACGGCAGGACCATCCCCGTCGTGTTCAAAGATGTCATCAGGCCGGGCATGCGGCGCAAAGTGCCCGGAGAAGGCCTGCCCCTTCCCAAGACGCCGGAGAAGCGCGGGGACCTGGTGATCGAGTTTGAGGTGATCTTCCCCGAGAGGATCCCACAGTCATCCAGGAGCGTCCTGGAACAGGTGCTCCCCATATAG
- the DNAJB1 gene encoding dnaJ homolog subfamily B member 1 isoform X2 — MFAEFFGGRNPFDTFFGQRNGEEGMDVDDPFPGFPIGMGGFTNMNFGRSRPAQEPVRRKQDPPVTHDLRVSLEEIYSGCTKKMKISHKRLNPDGKSTRSEDKILTIEVKRGWKEGTKITFPKEGDQTSNNIPADIVFVLKDKPHSVFKRDGSDVIYPARISLREALCGCTVKVPTLDGRTIPVVFKDVIRPGMRRKVPGEGLPLPKTPEKRGDLVIEFEVIFPERIPQSSRSVLEQVLPI; from the exons ATGTTCGCCGAATTCTTCGGCGGCCGGAACCCCTTTGACACCTTCTTTGGGCAGCGGAACGGGGAGGAGGGCATGGACGTTGATGACCCCTTCCCCGGCTTCCCCATTGGCATGGGCGGCTTTACCAACATGAACTTCGGCCGCTCCCGCCCAGCCCAGGAGCCCGTGCGCAGAAAGCAAGATCCCCCCGTCACCCACGACCTCAGGGTGTCCCTGGAAGAGATCTACAGCGGCTGCACCAAGAAGATGAAAATCTCCCACAAGCGCCTGAACCCTGACGGCAAGAGCACCCGCAGCGAGGACAAGATCCTGACCATCGAGGTGAAGCGGGGCTGGAAAGAAGGGACCAAGATCACCTTCCCCAAGGAAGGGGACCAGACATCCAATAACATTCCCGCAGACATCGTCTTCGTGCTCAAGGACAAGCCCCACAGCGTTTTCAAGAGAGACGGCTCTGACGTCATCTACCCAGCCCGGATCAGCCTTCGGGAG GCTCTGTGTGGCTGCACGGTGAAGGTCCCCACTCTGGACGGCAGGACCATCCCCGTCGTGTTCAAAGATGTCATCAGGCCGGGCATGCGGCGCAAAGTGCCCGGAGAAGGCCTGCCCCTTCCCAAGACGCCGGAGAAGCGCGGGGACCTGGTGATCGAGTTTGAGGTGATCTTCCCCGAGAGGATCCCACAGTCATCCAGGAGCGTCCTGGAACAGGTGCTCCCCATATAG